Proteins encoded in a region of the Polynucleobacter antarcticus genome:
- the nuoI gene encoding NADH-quinone oxidoreductase subunit NuoI, producing the protein MFKKISQFLDSLMLKDIFTGLSITGRYLFKPKITIQYPEEKTPQSPRFRGLHALRRYENGEERCIGCKLCEAVCPAYAITIETAERDDGTRRTSRYDIDLTKCIFCGFCEEACPVDAIVETNIFEYFGDKRGDLYFTKDMLLAVGDKYEKDIAVNRAADAPYR; encoded by the coding sequence ATGTTTAAGAAAATTTCCCAATTCCTTGATAGCTTGATGCTCAAAGATATCTTCACGGGTTTGTCGATTACCGGACGCTATCTCTTTAAGCCCAAAATTACGATTCAGTATCCTGAAGAAAAGACACCGCAATCACCGCGTTTTCGCGGTTTGCATGCGTTGCGTCGTTATGAAAACGGCGAAGAGCGTTGTATTGGCTGTAAATTATGTGAAGCAGTCTGCCCAGCGTATGCCATTACGATTGAAACCGCAGAGCGCGATGACGGCACACGTCGTACTAGTCGCTATGACATTGATTTAACTAAATGTATTTTCTGTGGCTTCTGTGAAGAAGCTTGTCCTGTCGATGCCATTGTTGAAACGAACATCTTCGAATACTTTGGCGATAAGCGGGGTGATTTGTACTTCACCAAAGATATGCTTTTGGCAGTAGGCGATAAGTATGAAAAAGATATTGCCGTGAACCGCGCAGCTGATGCACCTTATCGTTAA
- a CDS encoding NADH-quinone oxidoreductase subunit J, with protein sequence MTFDPSTLFAVFFYAFAGLLVFSALRVVTARNPVHAALFLILAFFCASGLWILLKAEFLSLALILVYVGAVMVLFLFVVMMLDLDLEHLRRDFKKYLPVAFLMGAVIVLELSIVLIRSFVGTNAPVQQMPEDIMANNTLALGMLIFVDYVYAFEVAGVILFVAIIAAVALTLRNRKDSKSQNIHEQVNVNAADRMRIVKMDSDMGAKQDSRGEKQ encoded by the coding sequence ATGACATTCGATCCTTCTACATTATTTGCGGTATTTTTTTATGCCTTTGCTGGACTTTTGGTGTTTTCAGCATTGCGAGTCGTGACTGCTAGAAATCCCGTGCATGCTGCACTGTTTTTGATCTTGGCTTTCTTCTGCGCTTCTGGTTTATGGATCCTGCTTAAGGCTGAATTTTTGAGTTTGGCTTTGATCCTGGTCTATGTCGGTGCGGTGATGGTGCTCTTCCTGTTTGTGGTGATGATGTTAGATCTGGACCTTGAGCATCTCCGTCGCGACTTTAAGAAATATTTACCGGTTGCCTTTTTGATGGGTGCCGTGATTGTGCTGGAGCTATCGATCGTCTTGATTCGGAGCTTTGTTGGTACAAACGCACCAGTTCAGCAAATGCCTGAAGACATCATGGCAAACAATACTTTAGCTCTAGGCATGTTGATCTTCGTTGATTACGTCTATGCATTTGAGGTTGCTGGTGTAATACTTTTTGTTGCAATTATTGCAGCGGTGGCTCTGACATTGCGAAACCGCAAAGACTCCAAATCTCAAAACATCCATGAGCAAGTCAATGTCAATGCTGCTGATCGGATGCGAATTGTAAAAATGGATTCTGATATGGGTGCCAAGCAAGATTCACGAGGGGAAAAGCAATGA
- the nuoK gene encoding NADH-quinone oxidoreductase subunit NuoK produces the protein MTITLAHYLVLGAILFSTSVVGIFLNRKNVIVLLMAIELMLLSVNMNFIAFSHYLGDMAGQVFVFFILTVAAAEAAIGLAILVVLFRKVDTINAEDLDHLKG, from the coding sequence ATGACTATTACCCTAGCGCACTACTTAGTACTCGGTGCCATTTTGTTTTCAACTAGTGTGGTTGGCATTTTCTTAAATCGTAAGAATGTCATCGTGCTTTTGATGGCAATTGAACTCATGCTGTTGTCGGTAAATATGAACTTTATTGCCTTCTCTCATTATTTGGGGGATATGGCAGGTCAAGTGTTTGTATTCTTTATTTTGACTGTCGCTGCTGCTGAAGCAGCTATCGGCTTGGCTATTTTGGTTGTGCTCTTCCGCAAAGTTGACACCATCAATGCTGAAGACCTTGATCATTTAAAAGGCTAG
- a CDS encoding NADH-quinone oxidoreductase subunit M, whose product MILSFAIWIPIFFGIIILFYGSDKPSAGVRWLALVGSVLGFLATLPLIINFDVANPGMQFVEKISWIPRYDINYYLGIDGISVWFIVLTAFINIFVVIAAWEVIDKKVSQYMASFMILSGLMIGVFAALDALLFYVFFEATLIPMYIIIGVWGGHNRIYAAFKFFLYTLLGSLLTLVAILYLYNVTNTFDILAWHNARLDIVEQILLFFAFFMAFAVKVPMWPLHTWLPDVHVEAPTGGSVVLAAIMLKLGAYGFLRFSLPIAPDASQYLGPFIIFLSLVAVIYVGAVALVQQDMKKLVAYSSVAHMGFVTLGFFLFSPLGIEGGIVQMISHGFIAGAMFLSIGVLYDRMHTRQIADYGGVVHRMPAFTAFAVLMAMANCGLPATSGFVGEFMVILAAVDYDFTIGLLAATALILGAAYSLWMVKRVFFGPIANEHVAALKDLNAREYFMMTVLSICVIGMGVYPKPFTDLIHPSVIHLLQHVAVSKL is encoded by the coding sequence ATGATTCTTTCTTTCGCCATCTGGATTCCAATTTTCTTTGGAATCATTATTTTGTTTTACGGCTCGGATAAGCCTAGTGCAGGAGTCCGTTGGTTGGCGCTAGTAGGTTCAGTATTGGGATTCCTTGCGACATTGCCGCTCATCATCAATTTTGATGTTGCTAACCCCGGCATGCAATTTGTGGAAAAGATCAGCTGGATTCCACGTTACGACATTAATTACTACTTAGGTATTGATGGCATCTCAGTATGGTTTATTGTGCTGACCGCCTTTATTAATATTTTTGTGGTGATTGCTGCTTGGGAGGTGATAGATAAGAAGGTATCGCAGTACATGGCTTCATTCATGATCCTCTCGGGTCTGATGATTGGTGTGTTTGCTGCTCTAGATGCCTTGCTGTTTTATGTATTCTTTGAAGCAACCTTGATCCCGATGTACATCATTATTGGGGTGTGGGGCGGTCATAACCGCATCTATGCGGCATTTAAGTTCTTCTTGTATACCTTGTTGGGTTCCTTATTAACCTTAGTGGCCATACTGTACCTGTACAACGTGACCAATACCTTTGATATCTTGGCTTGGCATAATGCTCGCCTAGACATCGTTGAACAAATTCTATTGTTCTTTGCATTCTTCATGGCGTTTGCAGTCAAAGTGCCCATGTGGCCATTGCACACTTGGTTGCCAGATGTACACGTTGAGGCGCCAACGGGGGGCTCTGTTGTACTGGCTGCCATTATGTTGAAACTCGGTGCCTATGGTTTCCTGCGTTTCTCGCTACCGATTGCGCCAGATGCCAGTCAGTACCTCGGGCCATTCATTATTTTCTTATCCTTGGTGGCGGTGATTTATGTCGGTGCAGTAGCCCTTGTGCAACAAGATATGAAAAAGCTGGTCGCCTATTCATCCGTCGCGCATATGGGTTTTGTTACCCTCGGATTCTTCTTATTTAGTCCGCTCGGTATTGAGGGCGGTATTGTCCAAATGATTTCGCATGGCTTTATTGCTGGTGCTATGTTCTTGTCTATCGGTGTCTTATATGACCGTATGCATACTCGCCAAATTGCAGATTACGGTGGCGTAGTCCATCGCATGCCAGCATTCACGGCATTTGCAGTACTCATGGCGATGGCCAATTGCGGTTTGCCGGCTACTTCAGGTTTCGTGGGTGAGTTCATGGTGATCTTGGCAGCGGTAGATTATGACTTTACGATTGGCCTCTTGGCTGCTACCGCCTTGATATTGGGTGCTGCTTACTCACTATGGATGGTGAAGCGAGTATTTTTTGGTCCCATTGCCAATGAACATGTTGCAGCATTAAAAGATCTGAATGCACGTGAGTATTTCATGATGACCGTGCTATCTATTTGTGTGATTGGTATGGGCGTTTATCCAAAGCCATTTACTGACCTGATTCATCCATCCGTTATTCACCTGTTGCAGCATGTTGCTGTCAGCAAACTCTGA
- the nuoN gene encoding NADH-quinone oxidoreductase subunit NuoN encodes MQAFDLYAILPELVLLVAATLLLVISAFVPERQVATPGVEQDIFHTPRGVGFVYFFSIILLVYLIIAFVARIGDESLLAMNGLFQSDPISNLLKACSCGAILVSLIYSKQYLKDRALFRPDFIVLVLLALLGQMVLISGSNLLTLYLGLELMALPTYALVAMRHSHEKSVEAAVKYFILGALASGFLLYGMSMLYGVTGSLDLVEIFRTVADPRVNHLVMAFGLVFIVSGLAFKLGVVPFHMWVPDVYQGAPTAVTLMIAAAPKIAAFALLFRLLVNTLLPLLGDWQPMLIILAVLSLVLGNVTAIAQTNIKRMLAYSAIAQMGFVLLGMLSVFDDHAFSASMFYAITYVLTTLGSFGLLMMLSRKGHDCETLDDLKGLNKRHPWFAFIGLVMMFSLAGIPPTVGFAAKLGILEALVDAEYTALAVIAVIASLIGAFYYLRVVKIMYFDEPKEEHASEISGSGFARGILGLNAIAVLALGIFPASLMALCLDTMRRTLLGT; translated from the coding sequence ATGCAAGCATTCGACCTATACGCCATCCTGCCAGAACTTGTTTTACTGGTAGCGGCTACTCTCTTGCTGGTAATCAGTGCTTTTGTTCCTGAGCGTCAAGTTGCTACACCAGGTGTAGAGCAGGATATTTTCCATACACCACGTGGTGTAGGGTTTGTATATTTCTTTTCTATTATTTTGCTGGTCTATTTGATTATTGCTTTTGTTGCCCGTATAGGTGACGAATCTTTATTGGCTATGAATGGCCTATTTCAATCCGATCCGATCTCTAATCTTTTAAAAGCCTGTTCATGCGGTGCCATCTTAGTGAGCTTGATATATTCCAAACAGTACCTTAAAGATCGTGCCTTGTTCCGTCCTGATTTTATTGTGTTGGTATTGCTAGCTTTACTAGGTCAAATGGTATTGATCTCGGGCTCTAACCTTCTCACTTTGTATCTAGGTCTTGAGCTGATGGCTTTGCCTACGTATGCCTTAGTAGCGATGCGTCACAGTCACGAGAAGAGTGTTGAGGCTGCTGTGAAGTATTTCATTTTAGGTGCCCTAGCATCAGGCTTCTTGTTATATGGCATGTCGATGCTTTATGGCGTTACTGGCTCATTAGATTTAGTAGAGATCTTTAGAACCGTTGCCGACCCCCGTGTTAATCACTTGGTGATGGCCTTTGGTTTGGTATTTATTGTCTCTGGCTTAGCGTTCAAGTTAGGGGTAGTGCCATTTCATATGTGGGTACCGGATGTCTATCAAGGTGCGCCAACAGCAGTGACTCTGATGATTGCTGCAGCCCCTAAGATTGCTGCATTTGCCTTGCTGTTCCGTTTGCTAGTAAATACCTTATTACCACTGCTGGGCGATTGGCAGCCGATGTTGATCATATTAGCGGTATTGTCTTTGGTGCTAGGCAATGTGACCGCAATTGCTCAAACGAATATTAAGCGTATGTTGGCCTATTCTGCGATTGCGCAAATGGGCTTTGTATTGCTTGGAATGCTTTCAGTATTTGATGACCATGCTTTTAGTGCATCGATGTTCTATGCAATTACTTACGTCTTAACGACTTTGGGAAGCTTCGGTCTCTTAATGATGTTATCTCGTAAGGGTCATGATTGCGAGACCTTAGATGATCTCAAAGGCTTAAATAAACGCCACCCTTGGTTTGCATTTATCGGTTTGGTGATGATGTTCTCCCTGGCAGGTATTCCGCCAACGGTTGGCTTTGCTGCAAAGCTGGGAATATTAGAAGCCTTGGTAGATGCTGAGTACACTGCCTTAGCAGTGATTGCGGTGATTGCTTCCTTGATAGGCGCTTTCTACTATCTGAGAGTGGTGAAGATCATGTACTTTGATGAGCCTAAAGAAGAGCACGCTTCTGAAATCTCTGGATCTGGATTTGCTCGCGGGATTTTGGGTCTCAATGCGATTGCTGTCCTTGCCTTAGGGATTTTCCCTGCTAGCTTGATGGCACTTTGCTTAGATACCATGCGCCGCACTTTATTGGGTACTTAG
- a CDS encoding NUDIX domain-containing protein, with the protein MTEKFFKDLPTGDQHLKEERLSGEDIYDGIFLKMKRDQVGLPNGKQAIREYLTHPGAVAILAILDDGRVLMERQYRYPIAKACLEIPAGKLEPGEDRLLCAQRELEEETGYRATSWSFIRRIHPVISYSTEFIDIYLAEGLVSGKSHLDEEEFLDVFAAPLEQLIEWVEQGEITDVKTTISAYWLDRYRRGLVKPVPLS; encoded by the coding sequence ATGACTGAAAAATTCTTTAAAGATCTTCCGACTGGCGATCAGCATTTGAAAGAAGAGCGCCTCTCTGGCGAGGATATCTACGACGGCATCTTTCTGAAGATGAAGCGTGATCAAGTAGGTTTGCCTAATGGTAAGCAGGCAATTCGTGAGTACTTAACGCATCCTGGCGCTGTTGCCATCTTGGCAATCTTGGACGATGGCAGGGTATTGATGGAGCGCCAGTACCGCTATCCGATTGCAAAAGCATGCTTGGAGATTCCTGCAGGTAAGCTAGAGCCTGGTGAAGATCGCCTACTATGCGCACAGCGTGAGTTGGAAGAAGAGACCGGATATCGCGCTACTTCTTGGAGTTTTATCCGCCGTATACATCCGGTGATCTCTTATTCAACAGAATTTATTGATATCTACTTAGCTGAAGGTCTGGTTTCTGGAAAAAGCCACTTAGATGAGGAAGAGTTTTTGGATGTATTTGCTGCGCCTTTAGAGCAGTTAATAGAGTGGGTAGAGCAGGGTGAGATTACTGATGTCAAAACCACGATTTCTGCCTATTGGCTGGATCGCTATCGGCGTGGCTTAGTCAAGCCTGTGCCGCTCAGCTAG
- a CDS encoding DUF1178 family protein, with amino-acid sequence MKVYNLACPLDHRFEGWFASEQDCLDQQDTGMLACPLCDSTEIQRMPSAPHIARSGTSQRDSGSTELTVGTPDGAINTGVAKASTPLTGDVIAMTGQDHSQLEAKVQAAFLKGMRELMVRSEDVGEGFAEEARKIHYKESPERSIRGHTTLDEAEALRDEGIDVMAVPMLPAFKNTLQ; translated from the coding sequence ATGAAAGTTTATAACCTCGCTTGCCCGCTGGACCATCGCTTTGAGGGATGGTTTGCCTCTGAACAGGATTGTCTTGATCAGCAAGATACCGGAATGCTTGCCTGCCCTCTTTGTGACAGCACCGAGATTCAGAGGATGCCTTCAGCCCCACACATCGCCAGATCAGGGACTAGTCAGCGTGACTCCGGATCTACTGAGTTAACTGTCGGAACTCCTGACGGAGCTATTAACACTGGGGTAGCTAAGGCAAGTACGCCATTAACTGGAGATGTTATTGCGATGACCGGTCAGGACCATTCTCAATTGGAGGCAAAAGTGCAGGCCGCCTTTTTAAAGGGAATGCGTGAGCTGATGGTGCGCTCTGAGGATGTGGGTGAGGGATTTGCCGAAGAGGCTCGAAAAATTCACTATAAAGAATCCCCTGAGAGAAGTATTCGTGGGCATACCACTTTGGACGAAGCTGAAGCTTTGCGTGATGAAGGTATCGATGTAATGGCGGTGCCGATGTTGCCTGCCTTTAAAAATACCTTGCAGTAG
- a CDS encoding transporter substrate-binding domain-containing protein translates to MKRFLLALTASILALSILACSKTPDSKEIKVAVSPASPPMLFDDKGQTVGVDMDIFQGYCQSRGCTLKVTPYDWAGMLGAVSSGQADVAFSGISITDKRKEAMDFSQPYYDNAWHLVSTKKKNIQITDLNQLKKYTIGYPRGMAYDDLIKNDLEPKGYYSLSKVKLYPSYAEVITDLQNGNLDLAFIEEPVFLNYQNKLDLPIQSSYVFTGFDKLGFAFAKGSKLRDDFDKYLNEIGPEKIKAILDKWMK, encoded by the coding sequence ATGAAACGCTTTCTTTTAGCACTGACTGCAAGTATTTTGGCTTTATCCATTTTGGCTTGCTCTAAAACTCCCGATTCAAAAGAGATTAAGGTGGCAGTATCACCTGCATCACCCCCCATGCTATTTGATGACAAAGGTCAAACTGTGGGTGTGGATATGGATATTTTCCAAGGCTATTGCCAGTCCCGCGGCTGTACATTAAAAGTCACACCATACGACTGGGCAGGAATGCTCGGTGCTGTTTCTAGTGGTCAAGCGGACGTTGCTTTTTCTGGGATTTCGATTACGGATAAGCGCAAAGAGGCTATGGATTTTTCTCAGCCTTACTATGACAACGCATGGCACCTGGTGAGTACCAAGAAGAAAAATATTCAAATTACCGATTTAAATCAACTTAAAAAATACACCATTGGTTATCCACGGGGTATGGCATATGATGATTTGATCAAGAATGATTTAGAGCCAAAGGGTTACTACTCACTCAGTAAGGTCAAACTCTATCCCTCCTATGCTGAAGTCATTACCGATTTACAAAACGGTAATTTGGATCTAGCGTTTATTGAAGAGCCGGTTTTCTTAAATTATCAAAACAAGCTCGATTTACCGATTCAAAGTAGCTATGTATTCACAGGCTTTGATAAGCTTGGGTTTGCTTTTGCTAAAGGCTCTAAGTTACGTGATGATTTTGATAAGTACCTCAATGAAATTGGTCCTGAGAAAATTAAGGCCATACTAGATAAGTGGATGAAATAA
- a CDS encoding amino acid ABC transporter permease: protein MTFLDILAQLAQGVSYTVVVTLVCSSTGLLVGLTLASLRHLQYKWVVPWIDFYTYVFRGVPVLVLLFMVYFGLPSIGFKVPPLMAMALSLGLVASAYLAEVFRGAFNSIDKNEVLAAEAMGMSRIQVLWYIELPQMLRFSVPGMVNEFTSVLKYSPFAYTVGIPEITKQAMTLTATTLRGVEIYLAVGVLYFMIYRVCLFGVQLLSKRYQIPGIQPA, encoded by the coding sequence GTGACCTTTCTGGATATCCTTGCTCAATTGGCGCAAGGAGTTTCTTATACTGTTGTCGTGACACTGGTGTGCTCTTCGACGGGCTTGCTGGTGGGTCTGACCTTAGCCAGCTTGCGCCATCTTCAATACAAATGGGTAGTGCCTTGGATTGATTTTTACACCTATGTATTTCGGGGGGTTCCGGTACTCGTATTGCTCTTCATGGTGTATTTTGGTTTACCCAGTATTGGTTTTAAAGTCCCTCCATTGATGGCCATGGCTTTAAGTCTCGGCTTAGTAGCTTCGGCATATTTGGCAGAGGTCTTTAGGGGTGCGTTTAATTCTATCGACAAGAATGAAGTCCTTGCTGCCGAGGCTATGGGGATGAGCCGTATTCAGGTACTTTGGTATATCGAGCTGCCACAGATGCTGCGGTTTTCTGTACCTGGCATGGTGAATGAATTTACCTCCGTATTAAAGTATTCACCCTTCGCTTATACCGTCGGCATTCCAGAAATAACTAAGCAAGCAATGACCCTTACTGCAACCACATTACGTGGAGTAGAGATCTACTTGGCTGTGGGTGTTCTTTATTTTATGATTTATCGAGTGTGCTTATTTGGGGTTCAACTGCTGAGTAAGCGATACCAGATTCCAGGCATCCAACCAGCATGA
- a CDS encoding amino acid ABC transporter ATP-binding protein, which produces MALMEVRDLVKEFDGQTVLSNIHLDLHDGDVRVLMGASGSGKSTLLRCLNRLVEPTSGSILFRGKEVLGPSVDVRELRKQIGFVFQQFALYSHLNVLENVTLGLRKLHGMTPAEAKEKALLELSNFDMTMHQQKYPSQLSGGQKQRVAIARALAMDPAVLVLDEPTSALDPVMSRDVADLINRLHEDGITMICVTHDLHLARNIADKVMFLDQGVIRADDRIEVLSQHSDPQIQAFFQKEQVF; this is translated from the coding sequence ATGGCATTAATGGAGGTGAGGGATCTCGTTAAGGAGTTTGATGGCCAAACCGTGCTATCTAATATTCATCTTGACCTCCATGATGGAGATGTGCGTGTCCTGATGGGGGCTTCGGGCTCAGGTAAGTCGACCTTATTGCGTTGCCTCAATCGCTTAGTTGAGCCTACCTCAGGATCCATTCTTTTTAGAGGTAAAGAAGTACTGGGTCCTAGTGTCGATGTGAGAGAGTTGCGAAAGCAAATAGGCTTTGTGTTCCAGCAATTTGCTTTGTATAGCCACTTAAATGTTTTAGAGAACGTTACTCTAGGACTGCGTAAATTGCATGGCATGACGCCAGCTGAGGCAAAAGAAAAAGCGTTGCTCGAACTATCGAATTTTGATATGACCATGCATCAACAGAAGTATCCCTCGCAACTTTCCGGCGGGCAAAAGCAGCGGGTAGCGATTGCGCGTGCATTGGCGATGGATCCCGCCGTGCTTGTGCTTGATGAGCCCACTTCAGCCTTAGACCCTGTCATGTCGCGAGATGTTGCCGACCTGATCAATCGCCTACATGAAGATGGTATTACGATGATTTGTGTTACCCATGATCTTCATTTGGCACGTAATATTGCTGACAAGGTGATGTTCTTGGATCAAGGCGTGATTCGTGCGGATGATCGTATTGAGGTATTGAGTCAGCACTCAGATCCACAGATTCAGGCATTCTTTCAAAAAGAGCAAGTGTTCTAA
- a CDS encoding amino acid ABC transporter permease, with protein sequence MGASSAFLRDLLEQMPLILTGLLNTLQLAALVSISGLLLGIVVFYLTLNKSPVVRYITNAYISFFIGMPLIVLLFLMYYGLPQWDIRLSPFTVAFIGFTFNVAAYNAAYLTTAYNGLDKTQLEAASAQGFNRLQIFQWITLPQVLRLSIPALTNQVISNLKDSSVAFLIQYTEFFARVQELAASNFQFFKAYLLAALVYLALVSIIVLLARMIERRYFIPA encoded by the coding sequence ATGGGCGCTTCAAGTGCTTTCCTGAGGGATCTGCTTGAGCAGATGCCTTTGATCCTGACTGGCTTACTCAACACCTTGCAACTAGCTGCTCTAGTGAGTATTTCCGGCCTATTACTGGGTATTGTTGTGTTCTACCTGACGCTGAATAAAAGTCCTGTGGTCCGTTACATCACGAATGCTTATATCTCATTCTTTATTGGTATGCCATTAATTGTTCTACTATTTTTAATGTATTACGGGCTGCCTCAATGGGATATACGGCTTTCCCCATTTACTGTTGCTTTTATTGGTTTTACTTTTAATGTAGCTGCTTATAACGCTGCCTATTTAACTACTGCTTATAACGGCCTAGATAAAACACAGCTAGAAGCAGCTAGTGCCCAAGGCTTTAATCGACTGCAAATCTTTCAGTGGATTACGCTTCCCCAAGTGCTGCGCCTATCTATTCCCGCGCTGACTAATCAAGTGATCTCTAATCTCAAAGATAGTTCAGTCGCTTTCTTGATTCAGTACACAGAATTTTTTGCTCGTGTACAGGAATTGGCTGCGAGCAACTTTCAATTCTTCAAGGCCTATCTGCTAGCCGCATTAGTTTATTTGGCCTTAGTATCAATCATCGTTTTATTGGCGCGCATGATTGAGAGACGCTACTTCATTCCAGCCTAG
- a CDS encoding CoA-acylating methylmalonate-semialdehyde dehydrogenase, which produces MKNAPQAFESKEDIGHFVGGKLIQPQAGRFADVFNPSTGAVARRVALASRKEVDDAVALAQTAFETWGQTSPLRRARILFKYLDLLNAHRDELAAIITAEHGKVFTDAQGEVTRGIEIVEFATGIPELLKGDYTEQVSTDIDNWVMRQPLGVVAGVTPFNFPVMVPMWMFPVAIACGNTFILKPSPTDPSASLLMAKLLKEAGLPDGVFNVIQGDKEAVDALIENPDVKAVSFVGSTPIANYLYERCAHFGKRSQALGGAKNHIVIMPDADIDKAIDALIGAAYGSAGERCMAISVAVLVGDAAEKIMPKLIERTKTLKVKNGMELDAEMGPIVTQAALERITGYIESGVASGAKLLVDGRGLKVPGHEKGFFIGGTLFDNVTPDMKIYLEEIFGPVLSCLRVANFTEALNLVNSCEFGNGVACFTSDGNIAREFARRVQVGMVGINVPIPVPMAWHGFGGWKKSLFGDMHAYGKEGVRFYTKQKSVMQRWPESIAKGAEFVMPTSK; this is translated from the coding sequence ATGAAGAATGCTCCACAAGCCTTTGAATCAAAAGAAGATATTGGTCACTTTGTTGGCGGTAAGCTGATTCAGCCACAGGCTGGACGCTTTGCTGATGTCTTTAACCCCTCTACAGGGGCGGTTGCAAGACGGGTTGCCCTAGCGAGCCGCAAAGAGGTGGATGATGCCGTGGCGCTTGCCCAAACAGCCTTTGAGACTTGGGGTCAGACCTCACCCCTGCGTCGGGCTCGCATCCTATTTAAGTATCTGGATCTATTAAACGCACATCGTGATGAATTAGCCGCCATCATTACCGCAGAGCATGGCAAAGTGTTTACCGATGCCCAAGGTGAAGTGACTCGCGGTATTGAAATTGTGGAGTTTGCTACAGGCATTCCGGAACTACTTAAGGGTGATTACACCGAACAAGTCTCTACTGATATTGATAACTGGGTAATGCGCCAACCTTTAGGCGTCGTTGCTGGCGTCACTCCTTTTAACTTTCCGGTAATGGTCCCAATGTGGATGTTCCCGGTAGCTATTGCTTGTGGCAATACCTTCATCCTCAAGCCAAGCCCAACAGACCCTTCTGCCTCGCTATTGATGGCGAAGCTCTTAAAAGAGGCTGGATTGCCAGATGGCGTATTTAATGTCATTCAAGGCGATAAAGAGGCCGTAGATGCCTTAATTGAAAATCCTGACGTCAAAGCAGTGAGTTTTGTAGGCTCAACCCCCATAGCAAACTATCTCTATGAGCGTTGCGCCCATTTTGGTAAGCGCTCGCAGGCCTTAGGTGGTGCCAAGAATCACATAGTAATCATGCCGGATGCAGATATAGATAAAGCTATTGACGCCCTGATTGGAGCGGCTTATGGCTCTGCTGGCGAACGTTGCATGGCAATCTCCGTAGCGGTACTAGTTGGTGATGCGGCAGAAAAGATCATGCCAAAACTGATTGAGCGCACGAAAACCCTCAAGGTCAAGAATGGCATGGAGCTCGATGCTGAAATGGGTCCAATCGTTACCCAAGCTGCCTTAGAGCGAATCACGGGATATATTGAGAGTGGTGTTGCTTCTGGTGCCAAACTCTTAGTAGATGGTCGTGGCTTAAAAGTGCCCGGCCATGAGAAGGGATTTTTTATCGGCGGCACCCTATTTGATAACGTAACTCCCGATATGAAGATTTATCTGGAAGAGATTTTTGGACCAGTACTTTCTTGCTTGCGTGTTGCTAACTTTACCGAGGCACTTAACCTAGTGAACTCCTGTGAGTTTGGTAATGGCGTTGCCTGCTTTACCAGCGATGGCAATATTGCCCGAGAATTTGCCCGTCGCGTTCAGGTAGGTATGGTTGGTATTAATGTACCCATTCCGGTACCGATGGCGTGGCATGGCTTTGGTGGTTGGAAAAAATCCCTCTTTGGAGATATGCATGCCTATGGCAAAGAAGGTGTACGTTTCTACACCAAGCAAAAGAGTGTGATGCAGCGCTGGCCCGAGAGTATTGCTAAAGGGGCGGAGTTTGTAATGCCAACCTCTAAATAA